A stretch of the Heterodontus francisci isolate sHetFra1 chromosome 10, sHetFra1.hap1, whole genome shotgun sequence genome encodes the following:
- the LOC137374243 gene encoding chloride intracellular channel protein 4 isoform X2, protein MILWLKGVIFNVTTVDLKRKPVDLQNLAPGTNPPFLTFNGEVKTDVNKIEEFLEDKLVPPRYPKLSARYPESNSAGNDAFAKFSAYIKNIRKDANESLEKALLKALKKLDDYLNTPLPEEIDANSTEEDICSNRKYLDGDDLTLADCNLLPKLHIIRIVAMKYRNFEIPVEMTGIWRYLNNAYEREEFVNTCPANHEIQIAYLDVAKRMK, encoded by the exons GAAGCCTGTCGACTTGCAAAATCTGGCTCCTGGCACCAATCCTCCATTTTTGACCTTCAATGGAGAGGTCAAAACAGATGTTAACAAGATAGAAGAATTTTTAGAAGACAAGTTGGTACCACCAAG GTATCCAAAGCTTTCTGCCAGATATCCAGAATCTAATTCAGCAGGAAATGATGCATTTGCCAAGTTCTCAGCATACATTAAGAACATCAGGAAAGATGCAAATGAAA GTTTGGAAAAGGCCTTATTGAAAGCTCTGAAGAAATTAGATGACTATTTAAACACACCTTTACCTGAAGAGATTGATGCCAATAGCACAGAGGAAGATATTTGTTCTAACAGAAAATACCTGGATGGAGATGACCTAACCTTGGCAGATTGCAATCTCCTGCCAAAGCTTCACATTATCAGG ATTGTAGCAATGAAATACCGAAATTTTGAAATCCCAGTGGAAATGACTGGAATTTGGAGATACCTGAACAATGCTTACGAAAGGGAAGAATTTGTAAACACGTGCCCTGCTAATCATGAGATTCAGATCGCATATTTAGACGTTGCAAAGAGAATGAAATAA